The Clostridium sporogenes genome contains a region encoding:
- the queC gene encoding 7-cyano-7-deazaguanine synthase QueC, producing MNKEKAIVVFSGGQDSTTCLFWAKKKYKEVVAVSFDYNQKHKLELECAKDICEKYNIEHKILDLNLLNQLAPNSLTRQDITVDKSAPKEGVPNSFVDGRNLLFLSFVAVFAKQRGINTIITGVSQSDFSGYPDCRDVFIKSLNVTLNLAMDYEFEILTPLMWINKAETWKMAYDLGVLDIVKEETLTCYNGIKADGCGECPSCKLRKNGYLEFEREYLE from the coding sequence ATGAATAAGGAAAAAGCAATAGTAGTATTTAGTGGTGGACAAGATAGCACAACCTGTCTATTTTGGGCAAAGAAAAAATATAAAGAAGTTGTAGCAGTATCTTTTGATTATAATCAAAAGCATAAGTTAGAGTTAGAATGTGCAAAGGATATATGTGAAAAATATAATATTGAACATAAGATTTTAGACTTAAACTTACTAAATCAATTAGCACCAAATTCATTAACAAGACAGGATATAACTGTTGATAAAAGTGCACCAAAAGAAGGAGTACCAAATTCTTTTGTAGATGGAAGAAATTTATTATTTTTAAGCTTTGTTGCAGTATTTGCAAAGCAAAGAGGAATAAACACTATAATAACTGGTGTATCACAAAGTGATTTTAGTGGATATCCAGATTGTAGAGATGTGTTCATAAAATCTTTAAATGTTACATTAAATCTAGCTATGGATTATGAATTTGAAATATTAACACCTTTAATGTGGATTAATAAAGCAGAAACTTGGAAAATGGCTTATGATTTAGGTGTTCTTGATATTGTTAAAGAAGAGACTCTAACTTGCTATAATGGGATAAAAGCTGATGGCTGTGGAGAATGCCCATCTTGTAAATTAAGAAAAAATGGATATTTAGAGTTTGAAAGGGAATATTTGGAATAA
- a CDS encoding AraC family transcriptional regulator, translating to MESWESIQKTLDYIEENLSEKMEIGNLAKVACLSPFYYQRLFSRLVGKPVMEYIKLRRLAHTTNFLLSSDSKIIDIGMTVGFESHETFTRSFKGAYGFTPEAFRKGPRPLTHFLKPDLSMKYTLIQEDVPLVANGIILEVSQKNLENPRFFQGLSIDTPFSNNPGVDYLAELWHSFHMKKSTIKDLKKDGNEIGVGTHSEKEGHINYFVGAEVNKTNCQSEFISWSMPSGDYVVCSFEAENFHLLTTNALDKAVQYMYSTWLPKNKLTTDAFMAELYFDTNEDAVYMEIWLKLV from the coding sequence ATGGAATCATGGGAATCTATTCAAAAAACTTTAGATTATATTGAAGAAAACTTATCAGAAAAAATGGAAATCGGTAATTTGGCAAAGGTAGCATGTCTATCACCTTTTTACTATCAAAGACTATTTAGTCGTTTAGTTGGCAAACCTGTTATGGAATATATAAAACTTCGCAGACTTGCCCATACCACGAATTTTTTGTTAAGTAGTGATAGCAAAATTATTGATATTGGGATGACAGTTGGCTTTGAAAGCCATGAAACATTTACTCGTTCATTTAAAGGTGCGTATGGTTTTACACCGGAAGCTTTTCGTAAAGGACCAAGACCTTTAACGCATTTTTTAAAGCCTGACTTATCTATGAAATATACATTGATACAGGAGGATGTACCACTTGTAGCCAATGGAATTATTTTAGAAGTTAGTCAAAAAAATTTGGAGAATCCTCGCTTTTTTCAGGGGCTATCAATAGATACTCCTTTTTCTAATAATCCAGGGGTAGATTATTTAGCTGAACTTTGGCACAGTTTTCATATGAAAAAAAGTACAATTAAAGACTTAAAAAAAGATGGAAATGAGATAGGTGTTGGAACTCATAGTGAAAAAGAAGGGCATATTAATTATTTTGTAGGAGCTGAGGTAAATAAGACTAATTGCCAGAGTGAATTTATAAGTTGGTCAATGCCATCTGGAGATTATGTAGTTTGTTCTTTTGAAGCAGAAAACTTTCATCTTTTAACCACTAATGCATTAGATAAAGCGGTGCAATATATGTATAGTACATGGCTTCCTAAAAACAAATTAACAACAGATGCATTTATGGCTGAATTGTATTTTGACACTAATGAAGATGCTGTTTATATGGAAATTTGGCTAAAATTAGTTTAA
- a CDS encoding DUF3788 domain-containing protein, with amino-acid sequence MIWSEMYDESTRPTLENIKEFVNNKLCDELCLSLEKTYAVSPKIEYSKCSMQKGWNVKYKKRGKSLCTIYPMKGYFIALIVIGEKEEIETKLVMPTCSGYVQKLFKETPFSCGGIWLMIEVRELDTLQDALKLIQIRATPKKHSTVKFDFEEPVS; translated from the coding sequence ATGATTTGGAGTGAAATGTACGATGAAAGTACTAGACCTACTTTGGAAAACATAAAAGAATTTGTGAATAACAAGTTATGTGATGAACTTTGTTTGTCATTAGAAAAAACATATGCAGTATCACCTAAAATAGAATATAGCAAATGTTCTATGCAAAAAGGTTGGAATGTAAAGTATAAAAAGAGAGGAAAATCACTATGTACTATTTATCCAATGAAGGGTTATTTTATTGCACTTATTGTAATTGGTGAAAAAGAAGAAATAGAAACAAAATTAGTTATGCCAACTTGTAGTGGATATGTTCAAAAATTGTTTAAAGAAACACCTTTTTCATGTGGTGGAATATGGCTAATGATTGAGGTTAGAGAATTAGATACTTTACAGGATGCGTTAAAATTAATACAAATACGAGCAACCCCCAAAAAGCATTCAACTGTTAAATTTGATTTTGAAGAACCGGTGAGCTAA